TGGTCAAGGCTATAGCCTTTGGAGGCCATGAAATAACCTATCAGGCCTGGTATGGAATTGATCAGGAAACCCTAGAGACCAACAGGAAATACAATCCGGCCGGGGAAATTTATGATGAAAATGGAGAATTGGTTGGATTTTATGACAATCAGGTAGATAATTATAAACAAGACCATTATCAGTTGCATATCAACCATGACTTCGGTAATAACTGGACAGGGAACCTTGCCTTTCATTACACCTATGGAAGAGGTTTTTATGAGCAATATGAAAATGATGCGGACTTTTCAGTTTATGGATTTGACCCGATAAATGTGGATGGTGAGGAAATAAGTTCTACAGATCTGGTGCAGCGCAAGTGGCTTGACAATGATTTTTATGGAACAACTTTCTCGGTTCTGAAGAATTTTGAAAACGTCAATGTTATCATAGGGGGAGCATTCAATCAATACGATGGAGACCATTTTGGGGAGGTGAAATGGGCTAAATATGGCAGTGAGATGATCAACCAGCGGTTTTACGACAATACGGGTAAAAAGTCAGATTTCAATATGTATGCCAAAGCAGATTATACTTTAAACGATAGTTGGAGCCTGTTTGGTGATTTACAGTATCGCTATGTAGATTATACGGTAGAAGGAATTGATGAGGGTCCTGTAGGAATTTCTATAAACGATCAGAATAATTTTTTCAACCCTAAATTTGGTGTAAGTTATTTCCTTGACCGAAGCAATTTCTTTTTGTCTTATGCAAAAGGGAACAAGGAACCCAAAAGAGCCGATTATTTAGCTAACCCTGACGTAAAACCTGAATCATTGGATGATTTTGAACTGGGCTGGAATTACGATGCCGATAATTTCAGGCTTAGAACAAATATCTATTATATGAATTATATAGATCAGCTGGTTCTAACGGGAAATATTGATGACGTGGGAAACCCTATTGCGGACAACATTGGAAAAAGTTACAGGCTTGGACTCGAAGTTGATGCGGTCTTCAGGATTAATGAAAAACTGACCTGGCAACCCAATCTGGCCCTAAGTACGAACAAGAATATTGACAAGTATTATGAATTTGATGGAGAACTGGTGAATTTTGGAAATACCGAACTTTCCTTTTCACCAAGTGTTATTGCAGGAAGCAACATTAGATTTGAGCCTTTCGAGAACCTTCAGTTTAGTTTACTTTCGAAGTACGTTGGGGAGCAATACATGAGCAATATAGAACTTGAGGACTCTAAGCTTGATGCGTATTTTGTAAATGATTTTCAAATGAGTTATGAAATCAGTACCAATAAATTATTTAAATCGATCGTTTTCAGCGGCCTGGTGAACAACCTATTTAACGTGAAATACGTTTCCAACGGCTATTTTTACACCTATGATGACACCTGGTCGGACCCTGATAAAGTCACAACATTAACGGGAGCCGGGTATTATCCGCAGGCAGAAATCAATTTTCTTTTAGGGGTTAATTTAAGGTTCTAGGGGGCGTAAGGGACTCATTTGATACGCCACTAATTGCGAAACAAGGCTTATCCGGAGCAGGAATTTTATATCAGGGAAAAGAAATGCTCCAGATTCCTCTCAGGTCTCCATCGCTAAATCCAGTGGCCAGATCGTTAGGGTAAAAAGATTTGATAACCGAATCAGCTTGTTTCGACAACTCCTTACCAATGGTTCCATGACACATGAGACACTTTTTTTCGACTAAGATTGGGGCATAATAGTGCGGCTTTCCCGAATGGTCAATTTCAACGATGGCTTCGGGAGAAACATCTTTCTTCAACTGAGAGGTATACTTCTTCAAAACCTTCAACTCCTCTTCATTAGGTTCATTTAATGAATTTCTGGTTTTAAGACTTGTCCTTTTTATAGTTACCTTCTCAGCTTCTGATACTTTTGAGGTAAGGGGCAGTGCCGCCGTATTACAATACTCTACCGCCAAAGGAATACCTCCTTCTTTCATTTTTGACATAAGATTTCCGGACAGTTCCTCAGCTGTTTTTTGAACAATTTGATTTCCCCTTTCCTTAAAGAGTTCAGATTCTTTCTTGGTCAATTGTTTAGAACAGGAAAAAAACAGGACTGATAAAAATAGAATAAAAGTGACTTCTTTCATTTTAGTTAACTATTTATCATGTCATTTAACCGTTTTAAAACCTTCTTGTTCCCACTGAAGGATTCCTCCATCAAGGTCATAAACACTTTTGAAACCCATGTCTTTCATTTTTTGAGCTGCATTGCTGCTCCGACCACCTTTTTTACAATAAACATAGACAGGTTGGGAGCGATCCAGTACTTCGATTTGTTCCTGAAAATTATCGGCATAAAAGTCAATATTCACTGCGTTTTCAATATGTCCTGAGGCATATTCCTCAGGAGTTCTTACATCAATCAGCAAGATATCTTTATTGGCCTGGTTCAATTCGGCCGGGGTGATCAGGGTATCGTTACTCCCTTTTTTCTGCTCACATGATACAAAAAGTACAGAAGAGACTAAAAGAAATAAGAGGGTTGATTTAAAGGCTTTCATATTCATTTAATTTAATGATTTCATTACAATGATACAAAAAAAGGGAGTCTTTAACTCCCTTTCTAAACGATCACCCAGACCATAGTTACAATAATGTCGTTGGACATACGTATTCTGTCATTGGTGCTTCAGTTTCCTTTAAGTCCTTGAATCCACCTCTTACATCAGTTACCTTTTCAACGCCATTGGCCTTGAAAATTGAAGCAGCAACTAAAGACCGATATCCACTGGCACAATGCAGAAAGTATTCCTTTTCAGTATCTATTTCTGAGAAATTATCATGAATAAAATCGAGTGGAAAATTCTCTACCCCCACAACGTGTTCTGATAAATATTCTGATTCTTTACGCACATCTACTGGCTTTTCCATTTCACCTTTGGCGAGTTTCTCTGCAAAAAGATGAGCAGAAATAGAACCTATTGTGTCTACTTTGAAACCATGACTTTTCCAGTTTGCGATACCGCCT
This DNA window, taken from Lutimonas zeaxanthinifaciens, encodes the following:
- a CDS encoding TonB-dependent receptor; the protein is MKQLTVIFMMCLSTVLMAQEKSILKDTIDLDEVLVKATRVDEKAPFVRSNVSKEEIESRNLGQDIPVLLNFLPNVVSTSDAGNGIGYTGIRVRGSDATRVNVTINGIPLNDSESHGVFWVNLPDFATSTQSMQLQRGVGSSTNGAGAFGASLSLSTNGIRDDSYGEVGFSGGSYNTLKANVQFGSGIIGAEGKWQSEFTGRVSTIQSDGYIDRATSDLRSIYLSASFFNENTLVKAIAFGGHEITYQAWYGIDQETLETNRKYNPAGEIYDENGELVGFYDNQVDNYKQDHYQLHINHDFGNNWTGNLAFHYTYGRGFYEQYENDADFSVYGFDPINVDGEEISSTDLVQRKWLDNDFYGTTFSVLKNFENVNVIIGGAFNQYDGDHFGEVKWAKYGSEMINQRFYDNTGKKSDFNMYAKADYTLNDSWSLFGDLQYRYVDYTVEGIDEGPVGISINDQNNFFNPKFGVSYFLDRSNFFLSYAKGNKEPKRADYLANPDVKPESLDDFELGWNYDADNFRLRTNIYYMNYIDQLVLTGNIDDVGNPIADNIGKSYRLGLEVDAVFRINEKLTWQPNLALSTNKNIDKYYEFDGELVNFGNTELSFSPSVIAGSNIRFEPFENLQFSLLSKYVGEQYMSNIELEDSKLDAYFVNDFQMSYEISTNKLFKSIVFSGLVNNLFNVKYVSNGYFYTYDDTWSDPDKVTTLTGAGYYPQAEINFLLGVNLRF
- a CDS encoding Tll0287-like domain-containing protein, with product MKEVTFILFLSVLFFSCSKQLTKKESELFKERGNQIVQKTAEELSGNLMSKMKEGGIPLAVEYCNTAALPLTSKVSEAEKVTIKRTSLKTRNSLNEPNEEELKVLKKYTSQLKKDVSPEAIVEIDHSGKPHYYAPILVEKKCLMCHGTIGKELSKQADSVIKSFYPNDLATGFSDGDLRGIWSISFP
- a CDS encoding rhodanese-like domain-containing protein produces the protein MKAFKSTLLFLLVSSVLFVSCEQKKGSNDTLITPAELNQANKDILLIDVRTPEEYASGHIENAVNIDFYADNFQEQIEVLDRSQPVYVYCKKGGRSSNAAQKMKDMGFKSVYDLDGGILQWEQEGFKTVK